A window of Sphingobium herbicidovorans contains these coding sequences:
- a CDS encoding A24 family peptidase, with amino-acid sequence MTGEYFRLALLCALGVLLITASVTDLRSRIISNRLNLGIAALAPLWWMASGLPLWPGMVMQLALALAVFALFTTLFAMGCMGGGDVKLLGALALWFPWHAVLSMVVVMALMGGVVTIVTVVHHRTTRRLGQPQIPYGIAISVAALWLIGERYLNHFA; translated from the coding sequence ATGACGGGGGAATATTTCAGGCTGGCGCTGCTATGCGCCCTTGGCGTGCTGCTGATCACTGCATCCGTTACGGATTTGCGGTCGCGCATTATCTCCAACCGGCTGAACCTGGGCATCGCTGCCCTGGCCCCGCTGTGGTGGATGGCGAGCGGCCTGCCGCTATGGCCGGGCATGGTGATGCAACTGGCGCTGGCGCTCGCCGTATTCGCGCTGTTCACCACGCTGTTCGCCATGGGTTGCATGGGCGGCGGGGACGTCAAGCTGCTGGGCGCGCTAGCGCTGTGGTTCCCTTGGCACGCCGTGCTGTCGATGGTGGTGGTGATGGCGCTGATGGGTGGCGTGGTGACGATCGTCACCGTGGTCCACCATCGCACGACCCGGCGGCTGGGGCAGCCGCAAATTCCTTATGGCATCGCAATATCCGTCGCCG